From a single Lewinella sp. LCG006 genomic region:
- a CDS encoding UbiD family decarboxylase codes for MSYKSLREAANDLERHGKLVRVKEEVDPNLEMAEVHRRIFDEGGPAILFERVKGSPFQALSNLYGTFERTEWLFRHTMERVQKVIELKADPTRLLQKPGRYLSAPFTALTALPMKKWLGKAPIQYGTTTIDQLPLVKSWPMDGGAFVTLPQVLTLPPGSKKAMQSNIGMYRIQLSGNAYELNKEIGLHYQLHRGIGVHHTQYNASEEPFRCSIFVGGAPSHAFSAIMPLPEGLSELTFAGLLGGRRFRYLFEDDYFLSGDADFVITGTIRKGEKKPEGPFGDHLGYYSLEHDFPVMDVHKVHHRKDAIWHFSVVGRPPQEDSSFGHLIHQLVKLLTPQEFPGIKEIKAVDAAGVHPLLLAVGSERYMPFRERRPEEILAQANRIIGSGQTSLSKYLIIAAEGDGPVTTHDMPGFFRHVLERIDWTRDLHFHTKTTIDTLDYSGTDWNAGSKVVMACCGPKLRELATELPTGITLPTGFGNPQLAQPGIVAIEGPAFTGKESYTQAQQLADHLSAEQWQNVPLIVLCDDASFVQATLNNFLWVTFTRSNPSHDIYGVDSFTEFKHWGCRGPLIIDARTKPHHAPELVPDAAVSAKVDRLFAKGGSLYGVV; via the coding sequence TTGATCCCAACTTGGAGATGGCGGAAGTGCACCGACGTATCTTCGATGAAGGGGGACCAGCTATTCTTTTTGAACGTGTCAAGGGCAGTCCGTTTCAGGCTTTGTCGAATCTTTACGGCACCTTTGAGCGTACCGAGTGGTTGTTCAGGCACACCATGGAAAGGGTACAAAAAGTGATTGAACTTAAGGCCGACCCTACTCGGTTACTCCAAAAACCGGGGCGTTACCTCTCCGCGCCTTTTACAGCGCTAACAGCGCTGCCCATGAAAAAATGGTTGGGCAAAGCACCTATTCAATACGGCACCACGACCATCGACCAGCTCCCGCTGGTAAAAAGTTGGCCCATGGATGGAGGTGCATTTGTAACCTTGCCACAAGTGCTCACCCTGCCTCCGGGCAGTAAAAAGGCCATGCAAAGCAACATTGGTATGTACCGTATACAACTGAGTGGCAACGCGTACGAACTGAACAAAGAAATAGGGCTCCACTACCAGCTGCACCGTGGTATTGGGGTGCACCACACGCAGTACAATGCCAGTGAAGAGCCGTTCCGTTGCTCTATTTTTGTTGGTGGTGCGCCATCTCACGCTTTTTCGGCCATCATGCCGCTGCCCGAAGGATTGAGCGAGTTGACCTTTGCAGGACTGCTGGGTGGCCGCCGTTTTCGCTATCTTTTTGAAGACGATTACTTCCTTTCCGGTGATGCAGATTTCGTGATTACGGGCACTATCCGCAAAGGGGAGAAGAAACCGGAAGGGCCTTTTGGCGACCACCTGGGCTATTATAGCCTGGAGCATGATTTTCCGGTGATGGATGTTCATAAAGTACACCATAGAAAGGATGCCATCTGGCACTTTTCAGTGGTAGGCCGACCACCACAAGAAGATTCCAGTTTTGGACACCTGATTCACCAGTTGGTGAAGCTGCTTACACCGCAAGAGTTTCCTGGCATCAAGGAGATCAAAGCAGTAGATGCCGCAGGGGTTCACCCGCTTTTACTCGCGGTAGGATCTGAGCGCTACATGCCGTTCCGAGAAAGACGACCAGAGGAGATTTTGGCGCAAGCCAACCGGATTATTGGTTCGGGACAAACCTCGCTCTCCAAGTACCTGATTATCGCTGCGGAGGGCGACGGCCCCGTGACGACCCACGATATGCCTGGCTTTTTCCGCCACGTGCTGGAGCGTATAGACTGGACGCGTGACCTGCATTTCCATACAAAAACCACCATTGATACCCTCGACTATTCAGGTACCGACTGGAATGCAGGCTCGAAAGTAGTGATGGCTTGTTGTGGCCCTAAACTGCGGGAGCTGGCTACGGAACTTCCAACGGGGATTACCTTACCGACAGGCTTTGGCAATCCGCAACTGGCTCAGCCGGGTATTGTAGCCATTGAAGGGCCAGCTTTTACCGGCAAGGAGAGCTACACCCAGGCCCAGCAGCTGGCCGATCACCTCTCTGCAGAGCAATGGCAAAACGTGCCTTTGATTGTTTTGTGCGACGATGCCAGCTTCGTACAAGCGACGCTCAACAACTTCCTCTGGGTGACCTTCACCCGCTCGAACCCCAGCCATGACATTTATGGTGTAGACTCCTTTACGGAGTTCAAGCACTGGGGCTGCCGCGGGCCGCTGATCATTGATGCCCGTACGAAGCCGCACCACGCGCCGGAGCTGGTGCCCGATGCAGCGGTGAGTGCCAAGGTAGATCGTTTGTTTGCGAAGGGGGGGAGTTTGTATGGGGTGGTGTAA
- a CDS encoding T9SS type A sorting domain-containing protein: MNHTFPKTYSYLFFTLLFSCSLNTSILSQIWDHTYTIGESWAIQDAGDGSLLMAGIKRDSSYLLPSAMTLHKLDRQGNLIWEQVYRNPDPSVNQRGVGMITLTDGTFLVIGNTWSSPPFVSHPKLWRLNNSGELLWELNYSEQDLNGEMTQAIPTADGNIMVRAFMNLSPGGQQRKYALKLTPTGEVLWSYEIPEVSGAVNFRYGMPFESADGNYYIPEYNRVFVLSQAGVLLNTIETVGSVEDLLVLPAGDIVTAGTYFDDDLLFYVGAIARYDSNGEQLWEHALTLEGDVILRLTEFTNSGNVIVVGDVYSLLSGVAAAELSIDGDLIWEQVFFDDASEISTTSLFSLDGEAFFVTFYRYLWTGQAYHNHSAALQINENDTEKRFPLWINTFEDINEDCLNNEATPIPGLTVKVTGNNDTYFNTTNSSGQATFALVAGTYTSELLVDTSFWEGCTPTQTTVLSEEFSFVEQDFLLRQKIPCPQLSSSISLPRMRPCFSNFLSIRVCNNSNVPLDSALITISFPEEVVQYITSIQNFAGIELTDWSFPFYNISPGSCKQASFRVLLDCDTPLSIDICLQTTLSTDFECDGNSIPNPDDQLCVRTTASYDPNDKQAQPLGMGEDHIIPPDTPLVYTINFQNTGTDTAFLVVIRDTLPTELNSASLRPGVSSHPYQLAVEKDSILIFTFPQILLPDSNVNVIGSQGYVRYDIEMQPGLPLGTTINNRAGIYFDFNDPILTEYAFHKLGIPTEVMEVTDEISAPLRLYPNPAQAQVSLIYQDESAFSNLRYQIVTMDGRIIRSGSSSGKAPINIEALLPGMYFVLAWSEKGYLGAQNMVKQ, translated from the coding sequence ATGAATCACACTTTCCCAAAAACGTACAGTTACTTATTTTTCACATTATTATTCTCCTGTAGCCTAAACACGTCCATACTTAGTCAAATCTGGGACCATACTTACACTATTGGTGAGTCGTGGGCCATTCAGGATGCTGGTGATGGTAGTTTGTTGATGGCTGGTATCAAACGGGATTCTAGCTACCTCCTTCCCTCCGCTATGACGCTACATAAACTTGATCGGCAGGGGAATTTAATTTGGGAACAAGTCTACCGCAATCCCGACCCCAGCGTGAATCAACGCGGTGTAGGAATGATTACTTTGACCGATGGTACCTTTCTGGTCATTGGAAATACTTGGTCTTCTCCTCCCTTTGTCAGCCACCCTAAACTTTGGCGGTTGAATAACAGTGGCGAGTTACTCTGGGAACTCAATTACAGTGAGCAGGATTTGAACGGGGAGATGACTCAGGCTATCCCGACCGCTGATGGGAATATCATGGTCAGAGCCTTTATGAACTTATCCCCTGGTGGACAACAACGCAAGTACGCCCTAAAACTAACTCCTACAGGAGAAGTGCTTTGGAGCTATGAAATCCCCGAAGTCTCAGGTGCCGTCAATTTCCGCTACGGAATGCCCTTTGAGTCAGCAGATGGTAACTATTACATACCTGAATACAATCGTGTTTTTGTGCTCTCGCAAGCGGGTGTTTTGCTCAATACCATTGAGACGGTTGGCTCCGTGGAAGACTTGCTAGTACTCCCTGCTGGGGATATAGTTACTGCTGGTACTTACTTCGATGACGATCTCCTCTTTTACGTTGGTGCAATAGCCCGATACGATAGCAATGGGGAACAACTGTGGGAACACGCGCTTACTTTGGAAGGAGATGTTATCCTGCGACTTACGGAGTTCACAAATAGTGGCAATGTCATTGTAGTCGGTGATGTTTACTCCCTACTCTCCGGCGTAGCGGCTGCCGAGTTGAGTATAGATGGCGACTTAATCTGGGAACAAGTTTTTTTTGATGATGCTTCGGAGATCAGCACGACCAGTCTTTTCTCTCTGGATGGGGAAGCTTTCTTCGTAACTTTTTACCGTTACCTCTGGACCGGACAAGCCTATCACAATCATAGTGCAGCCCTGCAAATCAACGAAAACGACACCGAAAAACGGTTTCCTTTATGGATCAACACTTTTGAAGATATCAACGAAGATTGTCTCAATAACGAAGCCACTCCCATCCCCGGATTAACCGTAAAGGTTACGGGAAATAACGACACTTACTTCAATACGACCAACTCCTCCGGACAGGCGACCTTTGCTTTAGTGGCTGGCACCTATACCTCTGAGTTGTTGGTAGACACTAGTTTTTGGGAAGGGTGCACACCTACTCAAACCACCGTTTTGAGTGAAGAGTTTTCTTTCGTTGAACAGGATTTCTTACTGCGCCAAAAAATTCCGTGCCCGCAATTATCCTCTAGTATTTCACTACCCCGGATGCGGCCTTGCTTTTCCAACTTCCTAAGTATCAGGGTTTGTAATAACAGTAATGTACCACTGGATAGCGCCTTAATAACCATAAGTTTCCCGGAAGAAGTTGTCCAATATATCACGAGTATCCAAAATTTTGCCGGTATTGAACTTACCGATTGGAGCTTTCCTTTTTACAACATCTCTCCCGGAAGCTGCAAGCAAGCCTCATTCCGAGTGTTACTGGACTGTGATACTCCCTTGAGCATAGACATTTGTTTACAAACTACGCTGAGTACCGATTTCGAATGCGACGGCAATAGCATACCCAATCCTGACGATCAGCTATGTGTAAGAACCACCGCTAGCTATGACCCAAATGACAAGCAGGCTCAACCCTTGGGAATGGGCGAAGATCATATTATCCCACCCGACACCCCGCTGGTGTACACCATCAACTTCCAAAACACCGGTACTGACACCGCTTTCCTAGTTGTCATTCGAGATACTTTACCCACTGAACTGAATAGCGCTAGTCTCCGCCCTGGGGTCTCTTCTCATCCCTACCAATTGGCCGTAGAAAAAGATAGTATCTTGATCTTTACTTTCCCACAGATTTTACTGCCCGATAGCAACGTCAACGTGATCGGTTCACAAGGTTATGTGCGTTACGATATTGAAATGCAACCCGGTCTACCCTTGGGTACCACCATCAACAACCGGGCAGGCATCTACTTTGACTTTAATGATCCTATCCTGACAGAATACGCGTTTCACAAGTTGGGGATACCCACTGAGGTGATGGAGGTAACAGACGAAATATCAGCTCCGCTTAGGCTTTACCCAAATCCAGCACAAGCCCAGGTAAGCCTTATTTATCAGGATGAGTCAGCTTTTTCTAACCTTCGCTATCAAATTGTCACCATGGATGGCAGGATAATTCGTAGTGGAAGTAGTTCTGGAAAAGCTCCCATTAATATTGAAGCATTATTACCAGGAATGTACTTCGTCCTTGCTTGGTCGGAAAAGGGTTATCTAGGAGCTCAAAACATGGTAAAACAGTAG
- a CDS encoding carboxypeptidase-like regulatory domain-containing protein has translation MRKILLLTSCFLSLFPLLSIAQTNHTISGYVTDGDSGETLIGANIYVAENPEKGTVSNVYGFYSLTLAEGEYNLVVSYLGFQDKIIPVNLDQKRTIDIELSVGVALEEVVVVGQQEDKNVQDTQMGTLEVSTDQIKKLPALLGEVDVLKAIQLLPGVLSAGEGSSGFYVRGGGPDQNLVLLDEATVYNSGHLLGFFSVFNPDAIKNTTLIKGGMPANYGSRLSSVVDIQMKEGNKQRYEVDGGIGIVASRFTVQGPIAKNQSSFIVSGRRTYALDLAQPIINNTNFAGTNYYFYDLNTKVNYRISDRDRIFLSGYFGRDVLQYRSSVRDFFFNLPYGNSTATLRWNHLFNDKLFFNLSAIYNDYDFGFEGGQADFSVDVASGVRDANLKLDFDFFPNPKHSVKFGVHYTYHKLTPNIANATNGEETFSNNLEPKYAHETGTYILDDWKLSSRLSINYGIRFSTFTQLGPYVSPFDGTVYGKNEPVTTYTGFEPRLSGRYKLGAAASLKAGITVTNQYIHLVSNSTSTLPADIWVPSTEKIKPQRGIQYAFGYFQNFNDNTYETSVEIYYKDLDNQIDYRENYVNNAADDLENEFVFGQGEAYGAEFFLNKRKGDLTGWIGYTLSKTERQFPDINDGNPFPAVYDRRHDISVVANYQLTPKWEVGGAFVYGTGQAYTPLQSLYFIEQNLVQEYGIRNSARIQPYHRLDVSATYTRKPEAQEKRFHSSWVFSVYNIYNRRNPFFIYYDLSTDAAAGTAQAKAIRVSLFPVIPSITWNFSWKGK, from the coding sequence ATGCGTAAAATTCTATTACTAACATCCTGTTTCCTCTCCTTATTCCCGCTCCTCTCCATCGCTCAGACTAATCATACGATTAGTGGCTACGTGACGGATGGCGACAGCGGCGAAACCCTCATCGGTGCCAATATTTACGTGGCAGAAAACCCAGAAAAGGGTACGGTCAGCAACGTTTATGGTTTCTATTCCCTGACCTTGGCGGAAGGGGAATACAACCTCGTCGTCAGCTACTTGGGTTTTCAGGATAAAATCATCCCGGTAAACCTGGATCAGAAGAGAACCATTGATATTGAGTTGAGTGTCGGTGTAGCGCTGGAGGAGGTGGTCGTCGTTGGTCAACAAGAGGATAAAAACGTGCAGGATACCCAAATGGGAACGCTGGAGGTATCTACGGATCAAATCAAGAAACTACCCGCACTGTTGGGTGAAGTGGATGTTTTGAAAGCGATCCAGTTGCTACCGGGAGTACTGTCAGCGGGAGAAGGTAGCTCAGGCTTTTATGTACGTGGTGGTGGCCCCGACCAAAACCTGGTCTTGCTCGACGAGGCGACGGTCTACAACTCGGGCCACTTGCTGGGCTTCTTTTCCGTTTTCAATCCTGACGCCATCAAAAATACGACCCTCATCAAGGGAGGGATGCCTGCCAATTATGGCTCGCGCCTGTCTTCCGTAGTGGATATTCAGATGAAGGAAGGAAACAAGCAACGCTATGAAGTTGATGGTGGCATCGGCATCGTAGCGAGTCGCTTTACGGTACAGGGGCCCATTGCTAAAAACCAATCTTCCTTCATCGTTTCCGGCCGCCGGACCTACGCGCTGGATTTGGCGCAGCCCATCATCAACAACACCAACTTTGCGGGGACCAACTACTATTTTTACGATCTGAATACCAAGGTCAATTACCGCATATCGGACAGGGATCGGATATTCCTCAGCGGCTATTTTGGCCGCGATGTGCTCCAGTACCGCAGCAGTGTTCGTGACTTTTTTTTCAATCTACCTTACGGGAATTCTACCGCTACGCTGCGTTGGAATCATCTCTTCAACGATAAGCTCTTCTTCAACCTGTCGGCTATTTATAACGACTATGATTTTGGTTTTGAAGGCGGGCAGGCCGACTTTTCCGTCGATGTTGCCAGTGGCGTTCGGGATGCCAACTTGAAACTCGATTTCGACTTTTTTCCTAACCCAAAACACAGTGTCAAGTTTGGCGTCCATTACACCTACCACAAGCTCACGCCCAACATTGCTAACGCCACCAACGGCGAAGAAACCTTCTCTAATAACCTGGAACCTAAATACGCCCACGAAACCGGCACCTATATCCTCGACGATTGGAAGCTAAGCTCCCGCCTGAGTATCAATTACGGTATTCGCTTCTCTACCTTCACCCAGCTGGGCCCTTATGTTTCGCCTTTTGACGGCACCGTGTACGGTAAGAACGAACCCGTAACGACCTACACCGGGTTTGAGCCTCGCCTGAGTGGTCGCTACAAGCTGGGAGCCGCGGCAAGTTTGAAAGCGGGCATAACCGTCACCAATCAGTACATTCACCTGGTGAGCAACTCCACCTCTACCCTACCCGCCGACATCTGGGTGCCGAGTACCGAAAAAATAAAACCTCAGCGAGGCATTCAGTACGCTTTTGGCTACTTTCAAAACTTCAATGACAACACCTACGAAACCAGCGTAGAAATCTACTACAAAGACCTGGATAACCAGATCGATTACCGGGAGAACTACGTCAATAACGCGGCCGACGATCTCGAAAACGAGTTTGTCTTTGGCCAGGGGGAAGCCTATGGGGCAGAATTTTTTCTCAACAAACGCAAAGGTGACCTCACTGGCTGGATTGGTTACACTTTATCTAAAACCGAACGGCAATTCCCGGACATCAACGACGGCAATCCCTTTCCCGCCGTTTACGACCGAAGGCACGATATCTCAGTAGTAGCCAATTACCAGCTTACCCCCAAATGGGAAGTTGGTGGTGCTTTCGTCTATGGCACCGGTCAGGCTTATACCCCACTACAAAGCCTCTATTTTATTGAACAAAATCTGGTGCAGGAATACGGCATTCGCAACAGCGCTCGCATTCAGCCCTATCATCGCCTGGATGTTTCAGCTACCTACACCCGAAAACCAGAAGCACAAGAGAAGCGCTTTCATTCCAGTTGGGTATTTTCGGTTTATAATATTTACAACCGTAGAAATCCTTTCTTCATCTACTACGATTTGAGCACCGATGCAGCAGCAGGTACTGCGCAAGCAAAAGCGATTCGGGTATCGTTATTCCCGGTCATTCCGAGCATCACCTGGAATTTTTCGTGGAAAGGAAAATAA
- a CDS encoding right-handed parallel beta-helix repeat-containing protein, producing the protein MRSLLFLLCFTQACYLLGTTYYLDFTNGSNSNDGLSSATAWKNFYKIREVNSPGDVFLFKRGEVWAGEQLYLTTSGTNTQPIRFDNYGDGSAPLPIITSVTEIAGADDPLQWTEMMTNVWVLSLIRSPGRLLLNQVEYLRANTAGEVGSTDGEGATSYWYYDGNTSLLYLYASQNPALLYSSISGSKDFYGTLIFNADYLTFSNLDFQGGSGASLAILGGQHIEVSNCSLGSWGGTGALLLESNVSGSRRACSDILFFENNVNSNFQLMYGPFSERGCGDGIRLRKAASNCIIRDNVFKNWAHNAIELLGDDSAADGVNNNLIYNNSISAPDIPYAHPLGADGVYGKCQFNEFYYNTATNCRTACQINGNNNWIHHNILRNMRHSPAKNSPTAHGFILAVYGTDLVCEDNRYDHNLIYDTDEAGFLLRNYGFGQQVTGNIIRNNVIINGGQNPYDLDYEEGTAIAIYDNGVSGNTFQNNAFYNYSSGTEFVYLASAGGNYSADDFNGLDGQQGNTISNNLDGDPLLTNVAGGNYLPTNSSPLINAAIDVGLLFDLVGNDRIYGAAPDIGPLETNVLVPLPVTWGAMSVQLTVEKDALVKWEIVTATNLRSFVIERSTDARNWEAIGELPAENGARLYQFLDREIASSSYYRIRQLDWDGAFDFSSMIYLEYPNSKDYQLTRIAPDLWRIECQLPENWSQANIVVYSATGVPCLQVNGQADFDTHQLPSGTYLLLLSNGMQQRSFKLIK; encoded by the coding sequence ATGCGATCTCTTTTGTTCCTCTTGTGCTTTACTCAAGCATGCTATTTGTTGGGTACCACCTATTATTTAGATTTTACGAATGGTAGCAATAGCAATGATGGGTTAAGTAGTGCTACCGCATGGAAAAACTTCTATAAGATCCGGGAAGTCAATAGCCCGGGAGATGTTTTTTTGTTCAAAAGAGGTGAGGTTTGGGCGGGAGAGCAACTCTATCTGACGACTTCTGGGACCAATACCCAACCGATTCGTTTTGATAATTATGGTGATGGTTCAGCTCCTTTGCCAATCATTACCAGTGTGACGGAAATTGCAGGTGCTGATGATCCTTTACAATGGACGGAAATGATGACCAATGTCTGGGTACTTTCCTTGATTCGATCTCCTGGGCGATTACTTCTAAATCAGGTAGAATATTTGCGGGCCAATACGGCAGGCGAAGTGGGAAGTACCGATGGAGAAGGAGCAACAAGTTACTGGTATTATGACGGAAATACCAGCTTGCTTTACCTTTATGCTAGTCAAAATCCAGCACTTTTATACAGCAGTATTAGCGGAAGCAAGGACTTCTATGGCACACTCATTTTTAATGCAGATTACCTTACTTTTTCTAATCTCGATTTCCAGGGAGGTAGTGGTGCCTCTTTGGCTATCCTGGGTGGACAGCATATTGAGGTAAGCAATTGTTCGCTGGGAAGTTGGGGCGGCACAGGTGCTTTACTGCTTGAATCCAATGTTTCCGGAAGTCGAAGGGCTTGTAGCGATATCCTCTTTTTTGAGAATAATGTTAATTCCAACTTTCAGTTGATGTACGGCCCTTTTTCTGAGCGTGGTTGTGGAGATGGTATCCGGCTGCGGAAGGCTGCCAGTAATTGCATCATAAGGGATAATGTGTTCAAAAACTGGGCTCATAATGCCATCGAACTTCTAGGGGATGATTCCGCGGCCGATGGGGTGAATAATAATTTGATTTATAACAATAGCATTTCTGCACCAGATATTCCCTATGCTCACCCTCTGGGAGCCGATGGGGTTTACGGTAAATGCCAGTTCAACGAGTTTTACTACAATACAGCTACCAATTGCCGTACGGCTTGTCAAATCAATGGCAACAACAATTGGATACATCATAATATCCTACGGAATATGCGCCATTCGCCCGCCAAAAACTCGCCAACAGCGCATGGTTTCATCTTGGCTGTCTATGGTACAGATTTAGTGTGCGAAGACAATCGTTACGACCATAACCTCATTTACGATACCGACGAGGCTGGATTCCTCCTTCGAAATTATGGATTCGGTCAACAGGTTACCGGAAATATTATTCGTAACAATGTGATCATCAACGGTGGTCAGAACCCGTATGACCTCGACTACGAAGAAGGAACGGCTATAGCCATTTATGACAATGGGGTAAGTGGAAATACCTTTCAAAACAATGCTTTCTACAATTATTCCTCCGGTACGGAGTTTGTCTATTTGGCCTCCGCAGGGGGCAACTACTCAGCAGATGACTTCAATGGTCTGGATGGGCAACAAGGCAATACCATCAGTAATAACCTGGACGGTGATCCACTGCTCACCAATGTTGCGGGAGGGAATTATTTACCTACGAATAGCTCTCCCCTCATCAATGCCGCTATCGACGTAGGGCTTCTATTTGATTTGGTGGGAAACGATCGCATTTATGGTGCGGCGCCGGATATTGGGCCACTAGAAACCAATGTACTCGTACCGCTGCCCGTGACCTGGGGAGCGATGAGTGTACAACTGACCGTCGAGAAGGACGCTTTAGTAAAGTGGGAAATTGTGACCGCTACCAACCTTCGCTCTTTTGTAATAGAAAGAAGTACCGATGCCCGTAATTGGGAGGCAATAGGGGAGCTGCCCGCAGAAAATGGCGCGCGCTTATATCAATTTCTGGATCGTGAAATTGCAAGCAGTAGCTACTACCGTATCCGTCAGCTGGACTGGGATGGAGCCTTCGATTTTTCATCGATGATTTACCTGGAATATCCAAATTCAAAGGACTACCAACTGACTCGAATAGCTCCTGATCTTTGGCGCATAGAGTGTCAGTTACCCGAAAATTGGTCTCAAGCAAACATTGTGGTCTACAGTGCTACGGGAGTGCCTTGTTTGCAGGTCAACGGCCAAGCGGATTTCGATACGCATCAGCTTCCCTCAGGAACTTACCTGCTCCTACTCAGCAATGGTATGCAGCAGCGTAGTTTCAAATTGATTAAATAG